TATCAGCAATTCGCGGATGCGCCAGCGGTTCTCCATAACCCGCGAAAATGAGCGCTTTCAGGGGTACGGGTAGTTTGGCGAATTCGTTTACGGCGCATTCATACGTCTCAAACGGCATAGTCTGCTTGACAAAATCCATCTTGCAAAGCTGCTCCGCTGAGAGACTATGCACGCAGTAGTTACAGCGAAAGTTGCAATAGTACGACTGAAAAATATGCACCGACATCGGGGAGGCAAGTGGCAGTTGGTCAATCAGCGGTGTGCGGGCTGGTATACTCATAACGTAATCTCCTTGGAAAGAGAGATGGGAAGAGATTTGGAAAGAGATTTAGAAAGAGATTTAGAAAGAGGCAAGCGTTTCAAAATTTCATCTAATGCATTTTGATAAGAGCGGAAATTAGTGTCTTTGTCAAAGTCGAGAGAACGTTTGCGCGCGTTGTTTCCATAACGAACCCTTGTTTGCTCGCTTTGGCGCAATGAAAAAAGTGCTTTTGCATATTCACCCGCACTTCCAATAAGCATACCGTTCACTTCGTGTTCAACGTGCCATTTCCCGACGGGTTCTTTCGACATAACTATTGGCAATCCGACAGCCATGGCTTCAAGAACGGCATTGTCTGTCGTTGCGAATGAATCCGGCTGCAACAGATATCCAAACACGTCAAACTCCCGTAGAACGCGGTACACATCATCTACCCAGCCCGTAAACGTTACGTTCGGGTGAACAATTTTCCCGTCGGATGCCCCGACCATAACGAACCGCGCGTTCGGGATTAACTTGACGGCCGTGTCGACATAATCGAGAAAATCGTGCGGCAACTTCTTGTAGGTCGGGGATCCTACATATCCGATTACAAATCCGCCGCTGTGCAGGGAATAATCTGTCTTCGGTTCAATCTCTGTTGGATCAAAGTCGCCGAAGCCATAGACAAGTGTTGACTTGCCGCGAAATTCCGGCAACGCCAACGTCGCTGGCGTGCTCACCATAATATGGTCTGCGCGGTCACGAATATCGTCCGGCATTTTAGGCCCGACAACGTCGTTGTTGTGATACCACAGGAACAGTCTGCGGTCTTGCGGAAATCTGCGAATCAAATCATTGACCCTGTCGATAGCGTAACTGTCAAAATAACTGACGACAACCGCGTCTGCTTTGTCAATCGCAGAGTCTGAATCAGCGCTCCCAAGTACAGAAACACCCGCCGTCTTGCACCGCTCAATATGATGAAACTTGCGCGGTTCATCAAGTAATAATACACTGTAATTATCGCCCGCCTGCTGCCCAAGACGCGCAATTCCCGAAACCGCCTTACCCACGCCGCCGCCCATATGCGGGATTATATGCAACACATTCATACGCCGTTCAGCCCTTTCGCTATGTTCTTAACCGCTTGTTCGAATCCAATTGTCGGCACAAAGCCAGTTTTAAGTATCATCTGTGAACTTGCTCAATCGCGACTATCAAAAGGCATACTTTTTGACAGGCGCTTTAACACTAACCAACAACAGCAAAATAGCTAAATTTTAACTAAGTATTATACCATAATTATCCCAAAATTTCGAGTTCAAATTTCAATTCTAGGGCTTTATCAAAAAGTATGCCTTTTGATAGCTACTTTGGCATTAATCAACAACAGTTGCTTAACAAGCAACTTCCTCAGATGATTAAATTGCGTCGGATAACAACCTTGCCAGACGCTGCGAGATAATCAGCAATGGCAGTTTGCTCACGAGAGTTTGCTCACGAGGGAATATTCAGAATGACTGAAAATATGCCAGAGCATATTACACAGGAGTTCCTCGACATCATCAAGCTGCCCAGCCCTGACGGCAAGCGGCTGAACTATTTGATTGTGATGCCGCGAATGGTTAAGCGTAATGATATGTCATATCCGTTTGCGTATGGGCTTTGTATAGTGTCATCCGCGCTGAAAGCGAGCGGCCGTAACGTGTTCATGCTCAATCTCCACTATAAACACAATTATCTTGAACATTTGCGAAATTTTATCATCGACAACAGTATAAATGTCGTTTTGTCCGGCGGACTGAGCGGACAGTACGCAATATTAAAAGAGGAAACAAACGATAGAAGAAACAAATGATAGAGGTGATAGAGGAAACAAACCGAGCGCGATCAACACCTGCACAGCCTCGAAGCCGACAGGACGACCAGGTTGGCTGCCACGACGCTGGCTCCCGTGGGCAGGTTCAGAACAAAAGACGCAACCATTCCGGCCAGAAAGCAAAAGACCGAAACCGCTACCGACGCCGCCACCAAACCCTTGAAGCTCTTAGCAAGTTTTCGTGCCGTGACCGCCGGCATGATAATCAAACTCGAAATCAAAAGAGTCCCCATCATGCGCATTCCCAAGACCACTGTCAAGGCGGTTAGAAAGGAAATTAAAAACTGATACCGGGTCACATCAATCCCCAAAGTCCGGGCGTAGTCTTCGTTGTACACGATCAAAAAAAGGCGGTTGTAAAACAGTACGAACAGCCCAATGACAAATACCGCTAAGACAACACTCAAAACCACGTCCTCTCGTGTCATGGCAAGAATGCTGCCAAACATATAGTTATAGACGTCCACGTTGAGCCCCCGCGTCAGAGTCGTCACGATGATTCCGGCAGCAAGTGCCCCCGAAGAGGCGATACCAATGGCCACGTCACCTCCAAAGCGCTTTCTCTGGCTGACGAACATGATGACAAAGGACGCAGCGATCACCAAGGGTGTGGAGACGTAAAGAGGCGGCAGCCCTAAAGCCAACGCAATGGAGAGTGCCGCGAACCCCACCTCGGACAAGCCGTGTCCTATGAGTGAGTAGCGCTTCAGCACCAAAACGACACCCAGGGCCGACGCGCAAAGAGAAACCAAAAGTCCCACCGCCAACCCCCTCATTACGAAGGGATAAGACAACAGCTCAAAAAATTCTTTCCAACTCATCGACTCGAAATATTCCCCCTTTCGAAATATTCCCCCTTAGCAAGGTTGGTGGACACGCAACATATCTCTATATGTAGTATAACATTTGGCTTAGTTGCGGGGTTGGAAATTTAGCAACCGTGAATAGCGCTATTAAAATTCTGGAAAAGAAGCTAATCAGTCTGGGGCCCAGGAACTGGCGCCCCCCAGGAAAAGCAGCTTACGAGCCAACACCGCCACCCTGTCGGCGTAGGTCTTGACGTCGTCGAGATCGTGAGAAACCATCACCACCGTTACCTTCCGCTGACGATTCCAATCGGCGAGCATGGCGTAAAAAGCCTTTTTCGCGTTCGCGTCAAGTCCCGCGCAGGGCTCGTCCAGAAAAAGCAACGCGGGATTGCGGCACATAGCGCGAGCGAGCAACGCCCTTTGCCTTTGTCCGCCCGAAAGCTCCCCGATCTGGCAGGAACCCAGAGCCTCGATTCCGAAAAACGACAGAGCCTCATCCGCTGCGCGGCGATCTTCTTTTGTGTAAAAAGGGAGCCTCCAGCCTGTTTTCTGGGTTCCGGTCAGGACAATTTCCCGCACAGTGGCGGGAAAGTCCCGGTCAGCCGTCTCAGACTGAGGAACGTAAGATATCCGCTCTCTTTCCACAGAAAAAACGGCGGTTCCTTTGGCCAGAGGTATCAACCCCAAAATCCCCTTGATCAAGGTGCTTTTGCCCGAACCATTGGCTCCCACCACACAAAAAAATTCCCCCTCCTCCACTTTGAAGGAAATATCCTCCAGGGCCAGAACGGAGCCATAGGAGACAGAAAGATTCTCGACCGTCAAAACTGGCATCGTTTCAAACTGGCATCGTTTCAAACGGAGGTGGCCGGGTCAGAGTCGTCGGTGGGCCATAATTCCGAAGCGTGCCGCTCCGGCTTCGGCTCTCGAAAAAGCAGCTTCTCCAGTACTTGTTCAATGGACGCTCCCTCGTAAAGAACATCGTGAACACCCTCGGCGATGGGCAGTTCAATATGGACCCTTCTTCCATAAGCCACCAAAGCCTTGACGGTGTGGACGCCCTCCACCACTTGCCCGATTTCCGCGACGGCCTCCTCCACGTTCAGCCCCCGTCCGATGGCGAGTCCCAAGCGCAGGTTGCGGGAATGACGACTGTAGCAGGTGGCCATCAGATCTCCCACCCCAGCCAGTCCCGCCAGGGTTAGGGGTGAAGCGCCGAGGGCCACACCCAGTCGTGTGATCTCCGCTAGCCCGCGGGTAGCCAGGGCGGCTTTCGCGTTGTCTCCGAAGTTCAGGGCCTCGGCAACGCCCATAGCAACGGCAATGACGTTCTTGACGGCGCCTCCTAGCTCGATTCCCGTCAGATCGTCGCTTGTGTAGACCCGAAAATGAGGGCTGTTTAAAATCATCTGCCATTCTTGGGCGGTAGTGTGGGAGCGGGAGGCGATCACAACGGCAGTGGGCAGGTCGCGGACGACCTCTTCGGCGTGACTGGGGCCCGAAAGGGCGCTGTAAGAGATGTTCGGCAACACCTCCTCCATGATCTGGTATGGCAACTTGCCCGACGCAATCTCGATTCCCTTACTCAGGTTCAAAAACTTTTTTTCTTCAAGTTTTAGAGTAAACTCCAAGGGAACCAAACGCAGAAGGACATCTCTTAGACTCTGGGCGGGAAGAGCCAGGATGGTATTTTTCCCGAAAGCGATGGCACTTTCAAGATCGGTATCGGCTCGAACCTCCTCCCGCAATCGACATTCCTTCAGATAACGAGGGTTTGCGCGCTTGACATTGATCGTTTCCGCCTGAGTAGCGCTACGGCACCAAAGTCGGACGTCATTTCCTAGTTTGGCCACATGATTCGCCAGGGCTGTTCCGAAACTCCCAGCCCCCAGTATAGTCAAATTCATGATTCTATCCCTATTCTATCTTTCTTCTCTTAAGATCAGGCTTCGGATTCTTTCGCGCCTATGATCAGGATGATACCCTCCGTGGCCAACACCAAGGCAGCGGCGCCTCGACGCAAGTGCTTTCCCTCGGCCCTCGCTTTCCAGACTTCCCCATGACATTTGACCATACCCTCCGGTACCAAGTCCTCCGTGATTTCCACGTCGAGGCCGACCAAGCCCTCCTTCCCCGTGCTGACCTTGGCCCGCAGGCTCTTGGCGATCATTAAGGCAAAAACCGTGAAACAGACCCCTAGGGTAATCGCCATACCGGCGATGACCCCCAAGGAAATGCTCAATAGTTCGCTGCCTGGGGCTCGAAACAGGAACATCCCCCCTGCCACCAGAACAGCGATACCCAGAAGACTCAAAAGCCCCGTGCCACCTATGAACAGGTCGATGCCCATCACAATGACGCCCGCGACCACCAAAGCAACACCTGCCCAGTTGAAGGGCAACATTTTAAGGCCGATACTGCCCAGAAGCAGCATAACAGCTCCCGTGGTTCCCAAGACAAAACCGCCAGGGGTAATGATCTCATAAAAGAGAGCCAACAATCCGCCCGCGAGTAGGAGGTAGGCAATGTCCGGGCTGGACAGGAACTGAATGAATTGCTCCCGGAAATTCATTTCCAGGTTTTCGACCGTCTCCGAGAATTGTACCGCCATCATCCGCTGCCCGTCTCCCACGACGGAACGCCCACGGGAGGCGGATAGCAACGCGGGCAGGTCATCGGCGATGATATCGATAACGTTTTCCTCCAGGGCTTCATGAGCGGTCAAGGAAAGGCTCTCCAAAACCATTTGCTGGGCAACCTCCGCATTGCGACCGTGATGATTGGCTAGAGCCCGCATTTGAGTTGTGAGGTCGTTGAGTACCTTCGTTCTCATGTCCCCTTCCGGGACGTCGCCGCCGGAAACCACCACAGGGTGAGCCGCGCCCACGTTGGAGCCCGATGCCATCGCGGCGATGTGGGAGGCTTGCATCATGAAGGCGCCGGCCGAGGCTGCCCTTCCTCCTGGTGGCACCCACATAACCACAGGAACCCTGGAGCCCAAAATCGCTTGAGTGATACCTCGCGTAGCCTCTACGAGGCCCCCTGGCGTGTCCAGTTTAAAGACAATTAATCCAGCTTTCTCGTCCTCGGCCTGTTGGACCACCTTTGCGACAAACTGCTCCATTTGGACGCTCACCGTGCCGGTCAGAGGGGCTACGAGCACCTTTCCCGCCGTTCTCTGCTCCGGCTCTGCCCCAAGCCCCGCGGCCTGGGCGACAGCGCAAAAAAACAAAACCCAAACCAAAACAACTGCTCCAACGGCCGTGCAAACGCGCCTCATGCCAATTCCTCCTTAAAAATATCAACAATAAGCCAATTTTTCTTAACAATTTTTCTTAACGGGATCAGGCCCTGCAGTTTTGTATTTTAAACTTCGAACACGTTGTTCAGGGTATCTTTCAAATTGTCCACCCGCCGAATCTCCAGAGAAGATCCCAGAGAAGATCCACTGGAAAAACCAGAGGAGGGAAACCCTTCCTTTTCTTTGGCGCTAACCAGAGCGCGCTTAAGGCCTAATCGCTCCGCCTCCCTCAACCTCGCCGCTAAATGTGTGACGGGGCGCACCTCTCCCGCCAGGCCCACCTCGCCCAAATAACAACAATCACCCCTCAAGGGCTTGTCCCTCAGGGCGGAGGCCAGTGAGAGGCAGGCGGCCAAGTCCGCCGAGGGGTCCTGAATCGACAAGCCTCCCGCGATATTCAAGTAAAGGTCGTAGCCGCTACAGAGAATTCCCGCCCGTTTTTCCAGCACAGCCGCCAGCAGTTGAAAGCGATTCAATTCCATACCCCGGGACGTGCGCTTGGGGTAAGGAAAAGCCGTGGGGGTCGCCAGGGTTTGTACCTCGGCAATCAACGGGGTAGAGCCTTCCATCGCGACGGTCATCGCTACCCCCGGCACAGTGGCGTCAGCTCGGTTCCAATAAAGCCCGCTTTTGTCCTTCACAGCCGCCAGGCCGTTTTCTTTCATCTCGAAAATCCCTAGCTCGTCCGTGTTGCCGTAGCGGTTTTTCATCGCTCGCAACATCCGATACGAGGAATAGCCCTCTCCCGAAAAAGTCAACACTGTGTCCACCATATGCTCCAGCAACATGGGACCGGCGAGCCTGCCGTCTTTGGTGATATGTCCCACCAGCACCGCTGGAACGTTGATACTCCGGGCCACATCCACGACCAACTGAGCCACAGCCCGAACTTGATTCGGCGTTCCCGGCCACCCTGTTTCCCCAGGAGCCCTCGTGGCCTGGACACTGTCCAAGATAAAAAGGCCGATGCTTCGAGATTTTAAGTTCGAGAGCGCGTCTTCTAGGTCTCCGCCG
This genomic interval from Synergistaceae bacterium contains the following:
- a CDS encoding NAD(P)-dependent glycerol-3-phosphate dehydrogenase, with product MNLTILGAGSFGTALANHVAKLGNDVRLWCRSATQAETINVKRANPRYLKECRLREEVRADTDLESAIAFGKNTILALPAQSLRDVLLRLVPLEFTLKLEEKKFLNLSKGIEIASGKLPYQIMEEVLPNISYSALSGPSHAEEVVRDLPTAVVIASRSHTTAQEWQMILNSPHFRVYTSDDLTGIELGGAVKNVIAVAMGVAEALNFGDNAKAALATRGLAEITRLGVALGASPLTLAGLAGVGDLMATCYSRHSRNLRLGLAIGRGLNVEEAVAEIGQVVEGVHTVKALVAYGRRVHIELPIAEGVHDVLYEGASIEQVLEKLLFREPKPERHASELWPTDDSDPATSV
- a CDS encoding glycosyltransferase family 4 protein, translating into MGGGVGKAVSGIARLGQQAGDNYSVLLLDEPRKFHHIERCKTAGVSVLGSADSDSAIDKADAVVVSYFDSYAIDRVNDLIRRFPQDRRLFLWYHNNDVVGPKMPDDIRDRADHIMVSTPATLALPEFRGKSTLVYGFGDFDPTEIEPKTDYSLHSGGFVIGYVGSPTYKKLPHDFLDYVDTAVKLIPNARFVMVGASDGKIVHPNVTFTGWVDDVYRVLREFDVFGYLLQPDSFATTDNAVLEAMAVGLPIVMSKEPVGKWHVEHEVNGMLIGSAGEYAKALFSLRQSEQTRVRYGNNARKRSLDFDKDTNFRSYQNALDEILKRLPLSKSLSKSLSKSLPISLSKEITL
- a CDS encoding metal ABC transporter permease; its protein translation is MSWKEFFELLSYPFVMRGLAVGLLVSLCASALGVVLVLKRYSLIGHGLSEVGFAALSIALALGLPPLYVSTPLVIAASFVIMFVSQRKRFGGDVAIGIASSGALAAGIIVTTLTRGLNVDVYNYMFGSILAMTREDVVLSVVLAVFVIGLFVLFYNRLFLIVYNEDYARTLGIDVTRYQFLISFLTALTVVLGMRMMGTLLISSLIIMPAVTARKLAKSFKGLVAASVAVSVFCFLAGMVASFVLNLPTGASVVAANLVVLSASRLCRC
- a CDS encoding ABC transporter ATP-binding protein, which gives rise to MPVLTVENLSVSYGSVLALEDISFKVEEGEFFCVVGANGSGKSTLIKGILGLIPLAKGTAVFSVERERISYVPQSETADRDFPATVREIVLTGTQKTGWRLPFYTKEDRRAADEALSFFGIEALGSCQIGELSGGQRQRALLARAMCRNPALLFLDEPCAGLDANAKKAFYAMLADWNRQRKVTVVMVSHDLDDVKTYADRVAVLARKLLFLGGASSWAPD
- the radA gene encoding DNA repair protein RadA, which translates into the protein MIKEDPVRYVCSHCGFATVTRTGKCMSCGQWGTLEAVEPVPRSRYPVGERSKVEVVSSVSVTPPQRLSSGIGELDRVLGGGLVPGGTVLIGGQPGIGKSTLLLQAGGQVALGGTPVLYISGEESSAQVALRASRLGVASKELLLYCGGDLEDALSNLKSRSIGLFILDSVQATRAPGETGWPGTPNQVRAVAQLVVDVARSINVPAVLVGHITKDGRLAGPMLLEHMVDTVLTFSGEGYSSYRMLRAMKNRYGNTDELGIFEMKENGLAAVKDKSGLYWNRADATVPGVAMTVAMEGSTPLIAEVQTLATPTAFPYPKRTSRGMELNRFQLLAAVLEKRAGILCSGYDLYLNIAGGLSIQDPSADLAACLSLASALRDKPLRGDCCYLGEVGLAGEVRPVTHLAARLREAERLGLKRALVSAKEKEGFPSSGFSSGSSLGSSLEIRRVDNLKDTLNNVFEV
- a CDS encoding nodulation protein NfeD, yielding MRRVCTAVGAVVLVWVLFFCAVAQAAGLGAEPEQRTAGKVLVAPLTGTVSVQMEQFVAKVVQQAEDEKAGLIVFKLDTPGGLVEATRGITQAILGSRVPVVMWVPPGGRAASAGAFMMQASHIAAMASGSNVGAAHPVVVSGGDVPEGDMRTKVLNDLTTQMRALANHHGRNAEVAQQMVLESLSLTAHEALEENVIDIIADDLPALLSASRGRSVVGDGQRMMAVQFSETVENLEMNFREQFIQFLSSPDIAYLLLAGGLLALFYEIITPGGFVLGTTGAVMLLLGSIGLKMLPFNWAGVALVVAGVIVMGIDLFIGGTGLLSLLGIAVLVAGGMFLFRAPGSELLSISLGVIAGMAITLGVCFTVFALMIAKSLRAKVSTGKEGLVGLDVEITEDLVPEGMVKCHGEVWKARAEGKHLRRGAAALVLATEGIILIIGAKESEA